A single genomic interval of Astyanax mexicanus isolate ESR-SI-001 chromosome 4, AstMex3_surface, whole genome shotgun sequence harbors:
- the gad3 gene encoding glutamate decarboxylase 1 has protein sequence MEIKQDVNQLMSWSKQDGGSFENTEEPDRQSAANDFSTIHSKDLLPAENGKEVTKHFLQEILNILLSYINKSLNRNSKVLDFHHPHQLKEGLEGFSLELPDQPDNLEQLLVDCRDTLKYGVKTGHPRFFNQLSTGLDIVGLAGEWVTSTANTNMFTYEIAPVFILMEDIILKKMHSFVGWSEKEGDGIFCPGGTMSNLYSILLARYHFFPEVKTAGMRALPPLALFTSAHSHYSIKKSAAVLGIGSENVIVVKCDERGKMIPEELESSIRRAETKGLVPFYVNATAGTTVYGAFDPLNEIADICARCGLWMHVDAAWGGSLLLSRRHRMKLQGIDRASSITWNPHKMMGVPLQCSAILVRKKGLLQECNQLCAEYLFQPDKHYDVSYDTGDKSIQCGRHVDVFKLWLMWKAKGSEGFESQINHCLENAEYLYHKLKSRTDFQLVFQSKPEHSNVCFWHLPSHVRNMPAGPERDRELHMVAPKIKAKMMEEGVTMIGYQPLQDKVNFFRCVFSNPATQREDVDFLLDEIVRLGREV, from the exons ATCTCCTTCCTGCAGAGAATGGAAAGGAGGTGACTAAACACTTCTTGCAGGAGATACTAAATATTCTCCTTTCATACATCAATAAGTCTCTGAACCGCAACTCCAAAGTGTTGGACTTCCACCACCCCCACCAGCTGAAAGAAGGTCTCGAGGGCTTCAGCCTGGAGCTCCCAGATCAGCCAGACAACCTAGAGCAGCTGTTGGTGGACTGCCGGGACACTCTGAAATACGGAGTCAAAACAG GTCACCCTCGCTTCTTCAACCAGCTGTCGACTGGACTGGACATCGTAGGACTAGCTGGGGAATGGGTCACATCAACGGCCAATACAAACAT GTTCACCTACGAGATAGCGCCTGTGTTCATCCTCATGGAAGACATCATCCTCAAGAAAATGCATTCCTTTGTTGGCTGGTCTGAGAAGGAGGGAGATGGGATCTTCTGTCCTG GAGGCACCATGTCCAATCTTTATAGCATTCTGCTGGCCAGATATCATTTCTTCCCCGAGGTGAAAACTGCAGGGATGCGCGCCCTGCCTCCTCTCGCCCTCTTCACCTCTGCACAT AGTCATTATTCTATCAAGAAGTCAGCCGCTGTGCTGGGGATTGGCTCTGAAAATGTTATTGTGGTGAAGTGTGATGAAAG AGGCAAAATGATTCCTGAAGAACTGGAGTCCAGTATCCGAAGAGCAGAGACAAAG GGTCTGGTTCCATTCTATGTAAACGCCACAGCTGGGACCACTGTGTACGGGGCCTTCGACCCTCTGAATGAAATTGCGGACATCTGTGCCAGATGTGGCCTGTGGATGCATGTGGAT GCAGCCTGGGGAGGAAGCCTGCTCCTGTCCAGGAGGCACCGCATGAAACTGCAGGGCATTGACAG GGCCTCATCCATCACCTGGAACCCCCACAAGATGATGGGCGTACCACTGCAGTGTTCAGCCATACTGGTGCGAAAGAAG GGTCTGCTGCAGGAGTGCAATCAGCTGTGTGCCGAGTATCTTTTCCAGCCTGATAAGCACTACGACGTGTCCTATGACACCGGAGACAAGAGCATCCAGTGCGGGAGACATGTGGACGTCTTCAAGCTGTGGCTCATGTGGAAGGCCAAG GGCTCTGAAGGTTTTGAGTCTCAGATCAACCACTGTCTGGAAAACGCAGAGTACCTTTACCACAAGCTGAAGAGCAGAACGGACTTCCAGTTGGTCTTCCAAAGCAAG CCAGAACACAGTAACGTCTGCTTCTGGCACCTTCCAAGCCATGTGAGGAACATGCCTGCAGGAccggagagagacagagagcttcATATG GTGGCTCCAAAAATCAAGGCGAAGATGATGGAGGAAGGAGTGACCATGATTGGCTACCAGCCTCTTCAAGACAAGGTGAATTTCTTCCGCTGCGTTTTTTCCAACCCGGCCACGCAGAGGGAAGATGTGGATTTCCTACTGGACGAAATTGTCCGTCTGGGTCGTGAGGTTTAG